A single region of the Pelecanus crispus isolate bPelCri1 chromosome 10, bPelCri1.pri, whole genome shotgun sequence genome encodes:
- the PHYHIPL gene encoding phytanoyl-CoA hydroxylase-interacting protein-like isoform X1, protein MEAPRLAHTMSSPTSPCEEVIKNLSLEAIQLCDRDGNKSQDSGIAEMEELPVPHNIKISNITCDSFKISWDMDSKSKDRITHYFIDLNKKENKNSNKFKHKDVPTKLVAKAVPLPMTVRGHWFLSPRTEYTVAVQTASKQVDGDYVVSEWSEIIEFCTADYSKVHLTQLLEKAEVIAGRMLKLSVFYRNQHKEYFDYTREHHGNAMQPSVKDNSGSHGSPISGKLEGIFFSCNTEFNTGKPPQDSPYGRYRFEIAAEKLFNPNTNLYFGDFYCMYTAYHYVILVIAPVGSPGDEFCKQRLPQLNIKDNKFLTCDEEDGVMVYHHAQDVILEVIYTDPVDLSLGTVAEITGHQLMSLSTANAKKDPSCKTCNISVGR, encoded by the exons GGAATAAATCACAAGATAGTGGGATTGCAGAGATGGAGGAACTTCCAGTCCCACACAACATCAAAATAAGTAACATCACGTGTGATTCCTTCAAGATTTCTTGGGACATGGATTCTAAATCCAAGGACCGCATTACTCATTACTTCATCGATCtcaacaagaaagaaaacaagaattccAACAAATTTAAACACAAG GATGTACCCACTAAACTGGTGGCCAAAGCTGTTCCTTTGCCTATGACAGTCCGCGGGCACTGGTTCTTGAGCCCAAGAACAGAATACACAGTAGCAGTGCAGACGGCATCAAAGCAAGTTGATGGCGATTATGTTGTTTCTGAGTGGAGTGAAATCATCGAGTTTTGCACAGCAG attaTTCAAAAGTTCACCTAACACAGCTATTGGAAAAAGCTGAAGTGATTGCAGGCCGTATGCTTAAACTGTCTGTTTTTTATCGGAATCAGCACAAAGAATACTTTGATTATACGAG AGAGCATCACGGGAATGCTATGCAGCCCTCTGTTAAGGATAACAGTGGCAGCCATGGCTCTCCGATCAGCGGGAAGCTGGAAGGCATCTTCTTTAGCTGCAACACTGAGTTTAACACTGGGAAGCCACCACAAGATTCACCTTATGGAAGATACAGGTTTGAGATTGCAGCTGAAAAACTCTTCAACCCAAATACTAACTTGTACTTTGGAGACTTCTACTGCATGTACACAGCCTACCACTACGTCATTCTCGTTATCGCCCCTGTTGGATCACCAGGAGACGAATTCTGTAAGCAGCGCCTTCCTCAACTAAatataaaagataataaatttCTGACCTGCGATGAAGAAGACGGTGTCATGGTTTACCATCATGCCCAGGATGTTATTTTGGAAGTAATTTACACTGATCCTGTGGATCTCTCCCTCGGCACAGTCGCAGAAATTACTGGTCACCAACTAATGAGCTTGTCTactgcaaatgcaaagaaagatcCCAGCTGCAAGACCTGCAATATCAGCGTTGGACGCTGA
- the PHYHIPL gene encoding phytanoyl-CoA hydroxylase-interacting protein-like isoform X2, whose product MKRAVKPGLRGLEEHDPPPAGKMRFNEKFRYVERNKSQDSGIAEMEELPVPHNIKISNITCDSFKISWDMDSKSKDRITHYFIDLNKKENKNSNKFKHKDVPTKLVAKAVPLPMTVRGHWFLSPRTEYTVAVQTASKQVDGDYVVSEWSEIIEFCTADYSKVHLTQLLEKAEVIAGRMLKLSVFYRNQHKEYFDYTREHHGNAMQPSVKDNSGSHGSPISGKLEGIFFSCNTEFNTGKPPQDSPYGRYRFEIAAEKLFNPNTNLYFGDFYCMYTAYHYVILVIAPVGSPGDEFCKQRLPQLNIKDNKFLTCDEEDGVMVYHHAQDVILEVIYTDPVDLSLGTVAEITGHQLMSLSTANAKKDPSCKTCNISVGR is encoded by the exons GGAATAAATCACAAGATAGTGGGATTGCAGAGATGGAGGAACTTCCAGTCCCACACAACATCAAAATAAGTAACATCACGTGTGATTCCTTCAAGATTTCTTGGGACATGGATTCTAAATCCAAGGACCGCATTACTCATTACTTCATCGATCtcaacaagaaagaaaacaagaattccAACAAATTTAAACACAAG GATGTACCCACTAAACTGGTGGCCAAAGCTGTTCCTTTGCCTATGACAGTCCGCGGGCACTGGTTCTTGAGCCCAAGAACAGAATACACAGTAGCAGTGCAGACGGCATCAAAGCAAGTTGATGGCGATTATGTTGTTTCTGAGTGGAGTGAAATCATCGAGTTTTGCACAGCAG attaTTCAAAAGTTCACCTAACACAGCTATTGGAAAAAGCTGAAGTGATTGCAGGCCGTATGCTTAAACTGTCTGTTTTTTATCGGAATCAGCACAAAGAATACTTTGATTATACGAG AGAGCATCACGGGAATGCTATGCAGCCCTCTGTTAAGGATAACAGTGGCAGCCATGGCTCTCCGATCAGCGGGAAGCTGGAAGGCATCTTCTTTAGCTGCAACACTGAGTTTAACACTGGGAAGCCACCACAAGATTCACCTTATGGAAGATACAGGTTTGAGATTGCAGCTGAAAAACTCTTCAACCCAAATACTAACTTGTACTTTGGAGACTTCTACTGCATGTACACAGCCTACCACTACGTCATTCTCGTTATCGCCCCTGTTGGATCACCAGGAGACGAATTCTGTAAGCAGCGCCTTCCTCAACTAAatataaaagataataaatttCTGACCTGCGATGAAGAAGACGGTGTCATGGTTTACCATCATGCCCAGGATGTTATTTTGGAAGTAATTTACACTGATCCTGTGGATCTCTCCCTCGGCACAGTCGCAGAAATTACTGGTCACCAACTAATGAGCTTGTCTactgcaaatgcaaagaaagatcCCAGCTGCAAGACCTGCAATATCAGCGTTGGACGCTGA